In one Platichthys flesus chromosome 3, fPlaFle2.1, whole genome shotgun sequence genomic region, the following are encoded:
- the LOC133938545 gene encoding zinc finger protein OZF-like: MEMSTIQSLRQFIHERLHTAAEDIFGCFEATVTKYEEEIGRQRRLLDVTLKPVVKLQRIELPQRHVCIKEEFPADLLERNPSPDQEEPEPRQIKEQQEEHCIELPEQHCLNEEEFPSDQQLWNLERNPSLDQEEPEPPQIKEEEEHCIGLEIEQLVLKQEDQDHLLLNPTFKESDHSEPEPSDHQLLSHSSAQSQDLNGGQHGNSKSVSNAEQASEKGHHVITRAKGRTSPSKLACSSTMSKIVPNIRKSKKVFECDTCGKVFKWKSLLNRHLKVHTGEEPFSCKTCRRSFKMRNNLQRHERTHTGEKPFSCKTCGRSFSLRTTLQDHERTHTGEKPFSCKTCRKSFIRSNHLKRHERTHTGEKPFSCKTCGRSFSKRNNLQVHKRTHTGEKPFSCKTCGRSFRLRTTLQVHERTHTGEKPFSCKTCGRSFSQRTTLQDHERTHTGEKPFSCKTCRKSFIRSNHLKRHERTHTGEKPFSCKTCGRSFSQRTTLQYHERTHTGEKPFSCKTCGKSFTRGSSLKVHMRSHKGEKSYPCTTCGDRFVIKSLLTKHLMTHTLQN, from the exons ATGGAAATGTCAACAATCCAGAGTTTAAGACAGTTTATCCACGAGAggttacacactgctgctgaagaCATATTTGGATGTTTTGAAGCGACTGTCACAAAGTACGAGGAGGAGATCGGTCGTCAGCGCAGACTGCTGGATGTAACTTTGAAACCTGTAGTAAAGCTGCAGAGAATAG AGCTCCCACAGCGACATGTCTGTATCAAGGAAGAGTTTCCTGCTGACCTGCTGGAGAGGAACCCCAGTCCAGACCAAGAGGAGCCAGAACCTCGACAGAttaaggagcagcaggaggagcactgcatcg AGCTCCCAGAGCAACATTGTCTTAATGAGGAGGAGTTTCCAtctgaccagcagctctggaaCCTTGAGAGGAACCCCAGTCTGGACCAAGAGGAGCCAGAACCTCCACagattaaagaggaggaggagcactgcaTCGGTCTGGAAATAGAGCAGCTTGTACTGAAGCAGGAGGATCAAGATCACCTTTTGTTGAATCCTACTTTCAAGGAAAGTGACCACAGTGAACCTGAACCAAGTGaccaccagctcctctcccacagCTCAGCTCAGAGCCAAGATCTCAACGGAGGCCAGCATGGAAACTCAAAATCAGTTAGTAATGCAGAGCAGGCATCAGAAAAGGGACATCATGTCATCACAAGAGCAAAAGGGAGAACAAGTCCCAGTAAGCTTGCATGTAGCTCTACCATGTCAAAGATTGTGCCGAATATCCGCAAGAGTAAAAAGGTTTTCGAGTGCGACACTTGTGGAAAAGTCTTTAAGTGGAAGTCATTATTAAATAGACATCTTAAGGTGCACACAGGTGAGGaacctttttcttgcaaaaccTGTAGGAGAagttttaaaatgagaaataacCTGCAGAGACACGAGAGAACGCACACTGGTGAGAaacctttttcttgcaaaacttgtgggagaagttttagtCTGAGAACAACCCTGCAGGATCACGAGAGAACGCACACGGGGGAGAagcctttttcttgcaaaacttgtAGGAAAAGTTTTATTCGGAGTAATCACCTGAAGAGACACGAGAGAACGCACACAGGCGAGAAACCCTTTTCAtgcaaaacttgtgggagaagttttagcAAAAGAAATAACCTGCAGGTCCACAAGAGAACGCACACGGGCGAGAagcctttttcttgcaaaacttgtgggagaagttttagACTGAGAACTACCCTACAGGTCCACGAGAGAACTCACACGGGGGAGAagcctttttcttgcaaaacttgtgggagaagttttagtCAGAGAACTACCCTGCAGGATCACGAGAGAACGCACACGGGGGAGAagcctttttcttgcaaaacttgtAGGAAAAGTTTTATTCGGAGTAATCACCTGAAGAGACACGAGAGAACGCACACAGGCGAGAAACCCTTTTCAtgcaaaacttgtgggagaagttttagtCAGAGAACTACCCTGCAGTATCACGAGAGAACACACACGGGGGAGAagcctttttcttgcaaaacttgtgggaAAAGTTTTACTCGTGGATCTAGCTTGAAAGTCCACATGAGAAGCCATAAAGGTGAGAAGTCGTATCCATGTACAACTTGTGGTGATAGATTTGTTATCAAATCActtctaacaaaacatttgatgaCCCACACATTGCAAAACtga
- the LOC133938423 gene encoding uncharacterized protein LOC133938423: MRRINMTVVAALVLLLVNVELSFSCDAEGPVLICRSIPAHFSPGYLTLAMYVSDFGEIGSSVFHSAGLASVTRLRMDTAGVTSVAEGAFGSFLNLTSVSLTRNELTHVTWRWFGRPEVLTELHLTENHIGTLSGSELSGLVSLTELRLNKNRITTLGPDSLLAQVHLMELDLSENRMTRISAQVFRSLRSTRVGLDLNPWDCSCGAEDLVVLLTGLQSRSQLDRPTEVTCETPPALRGQPAWNVTVCMVSPAPGSTSQSQPGHTEPTDGPRASTTPVTSPSSETETETKMETETETSVTSQSGETETCLTSEPSSNTTTVCTLITVIVVLCVALCVLCVLAVQHRRRLSHKAVTPKEERDESEAARGSSPDDSAGGSESRDPEEAWRRPFTGVRAKSADAVLFISASGVCGDSSVWTVQNDLEAQSQDAENQGDTGKKLENEAEATSGNQAENMSENNEKQSDDGNRMDENPQCVSVGADTEPYLSIGTDQNQTNPENVNKRSNEGSGQGSQTGNVMGRISTWPPTAVQWQERCQMKEEGDETEKFPGEVKKNGNKLERPSNSDKKEEEMDQNQMEDLRTSQNQDSQETNAVLMKTNPTQSLEPNYKTSSFSEAPAPTDREQEGQDSERRTSPKTPNQDPGFAGNPRQKASSQSEQRNEPKQAVTSRQGADRSTASKAPSGGASPDDATLLYGNEYAFMDLLHEVAQNNGRWTRERWRQTQVNRQRR, translated from the exons ATGAGACGGATCAACATGACAG TCGTtgctgctctggttctgttGCTGGTGAACGTggagctcagcttctcctgtgaCGCAGAAGGACCAGTGTTGATCTGCAGGAGCATCCCTGCAC ATTTCAGTCCTGGTTATTTGACGCTGGCGATGTACGTGAGTGACTTCGGGGAGATCGGCTCCTCGGTGTTCCACAGCGCCGGCCTGGCCTCGGTGACCAGGCTCAGGATGGACACCGCCGGCGTCACTTCCGTCGCTGAAGGAGCCTTCGGGTCCTTCCTGAACCTGACGAGCGTCAGTCTGACGAGGAACGAGTTGACCCATGTGACCTGGAGATGGTTCGGACGCCCTGAGGTCCTCACAGAGCTCCACCTGACAGAAAACCACATCGGAACCCTGAGCGGGTCGGAGCTGAGCGGCCTGGTCAGCCTCACGGAGCTCCGCCTGAACAAGAACAGAATCACAACGCTCGGTCCGGACAGTCTCCTCGCGCAGGTCCACCTGATGGAGCTGGACCTGTCGGAGAACAGGATGACCCGGATCTCAGCGCAGGTCTTCAGGTCACTCCGGTCCACCCGGGTCGGACTGGACCTGAACCCCTGGGACTGTTCCTGTGGAGCCGAAGACCTTGTTGTTCTCCTGACAG GTCTACAGAGCAGGTCCCAGCTGGACCGACCCACGGAGGTCACCTGCGAGACGCCTCCTGCCCTCAGGGGTCAACCGGCGTGGAACGTGACGGTGTGCATGGTGTCACCGGCGCCAGGATCCACGTCCCAGTCACAACCTGGTCACACTGAACCCACCGATGGGCCGAGAGCCTCCA CAACACCTGTGACGTCCCCATCAtcagagacggagacagagacgaagatggagacggagacagagacgtCTGTCACCTCACAATCTGGAGAAACTG AAACATGTTTGACTTCAGAACCATCATCCAATACAACTACAGTGTGCACACTCATCACTGTGATAG tggtCCTGTGTGTGgcgctgtgtgtgttgtgtgtcctggCCGTGCAGCACCGGAGGAGACTGAGCCACAAAGCTGTGACGCcgaaagaagagagagacgaGTCTGAAGCAGCGAGAGGTTCGAGTCCCGATGATTCTGCAGGAGGCTCAGAGAGCAGAGACCCGGAGGAGGCCTGGAGGAGGCCGTTCACTGGAGTCCGAGCCAAGTCGGCTGACGCTGTTCTCTTCATCTCTGCTTCTGGGGTGTGTGGGGACAGTTCAGTGTGGACTGTGCAGAACGACCTGGAGGCTCAGTCACAAGACGCAGAGAACcaaggagacacagggaagaAACTGGAAAATGAAGCGGAAGCAACAAGTGGAAATCAGGCAGAAAACATGAGTGAGAATAATGAGAAACAATCTGATGACGGCAATAGGATGGATGAAAAccctcagtgtgtttctgtgggcGCTGACACTGAACCTTATCTGAGCATCGGCACCGATCAGAACCAAACGAATCCTGAGAATGTCAACAAACGGTCCAATGAAGGTTCAGGTCAAGGGTCGCAGACGGGGAATGTGATGGGGAGGATTTCCACCTGGCCTCCGACTGCAGTTCAGTGGCAGGAAAGATGTCAaatgaaggaggagggagatgagacGGAGAAGTTCCCCGGTGAAGTGAAGAAGAATGGAAACAAACTGGAGCGTCCCTCCAATTCTGacaagaaggaagaagaaatggACCAAAATCAAATGGAAGATTTAAGAACTTCTCAAAACCAAGATTCTCAAGAGACGAATGCAGTTCTCATGAAAACGAATCCTACTCAGTCCTTAGAACCAAACTACAAGACCTCATCTTTCAGCGAGGCTCCGGCCCCCACGGACAGAGAGCAAGAGGGCCAGGACTCAGAGAGACGAACGAGTCCTAAAACCCCAAATCAAGACCCTGGATTTGCAGGAAACCCCAGGCAGAAGgcctccagccaatcagagcagaggaatGAACCAAAACAAGCTGTGACGAGCAGACAGGGGGCAGACAGAAGCACCGCCTCAAAGGCTCCCTCTGGTGGAGCCTCGCCAGATGACGCAACGCTGCTGTATGGCAACGAGTACGCCTTCATGGACCTGCTGCACGAGGTGGCCCAGAACAACGGCCGCTGGACGCgagagaggtggagacagacacaaGTCAACAGGCAGCGGCGCTAG
- the LOC133938603 gene encoding E3 ubiquitin/ISG15 ligase TRIM25-like, with product MAQQENQLDRERFCCSICLDLLKDPVTTGCGHSYCKSCINTHWDKGRERGSYSCPQCRQTFTLRPVLVKSTMLADLAEELKKTGLLAAPVDHCYAGSEDVACDVCTGRKLKALKSCLVCLASYCEKHLQPHLQSAPMKKHKLVEPSEKLQENICSRHDEVMKMFCHTDQQCICYLCSMEEHKDHNTVSAAAERTERQRELGLRRQIIQQRVQDTEKDMKLLQQEEKTVNGSADKAVKDSEEIFTEMIRLLEKRSSDVKQQIRSQQQTEVSRVRELQERLEQEITELKRKDHELKQLADTEDHNQFLHNYPSLPPLSESTHSSSIEIRPLRNFEDVTATVSQVRGRLQDILNETETEILQIVSQVDVLLPQPEPETS from the coding sequence atggcgcAGCAAGAAAATCAACTGGACAGAGAAAGATTCTGCTGCtcgatctgtctggatctactgaaggatccggtgactactggctgtggacacagctactgtaagagctgtattaacacccactgggacaaagggagggagagaggaagctacagctgtcctcagtgtagacagaccttCACACTGAGACCTGTCCTGGTGAAAAGcaccatgttagctgatttagcggaggagctgaagaagactggactccTAGCTGCTCCTGTtgatcactgctatgctggatctgaagatgtggcctgtgatgtctgcactgggagaaaactgaaagctctcaagtcctgtttggtttgtttggcctcttattgtgaaaaacacctccagcctcatcttcagTCAGCTCCAATGAAAaagcacaagctggtggagccctcggagaagctccaggagaacatctgctctcgtcacgacgaggtgatgaagatgttctgccacactgatcagcagtgtatctgttatctctgctctatggaggaacataaagaccacaacacagtgtcagctgcagcagaaaggactgagaggcagagagagctcgggctgagAAGACAAATaatccagcagagagtccaggacacagagaaagacatgaagctgcttcaacaggaggagaagaccgtcaatggctctgctgataaagcagtgaaggacagtgaggagatcttcactgagatgatccgtctgctggagaaaagaagctctgatgtgaagcaacagatcagatcccagcagcaaactgaagtgagtcgagtcagagagcttcaggagagactggagcaggagatcactgagctgaagaggaaagaccatgaactgaagcagctcgcagacacagaggaccacaaccagtttctacacaactacccctcactgCCACCACTCAGTGaatctacacactcatccagcatcgagatccgtcctctgaggaactttgaggacgtgacagcaactgtgtcacaggtcagaggtcgactacaggacattctgaatgagacagagacagagattttacagattgtgtctcaagtggatgttttactgccacaaccagaaccagagacttcttaa